Within Cucumis melo cultivar AY chromosome 4, USDA_Cmelo_AY_1.0, whole genome shotgun sequence, the genomic segment GCTACGAATCAGATTTTACCGGATGGCTCTGTCATAATCGTCGGCGGCAGGGGAGCCAATACGGTCGAGTATTATCCTCCGAGGAAAAATGGGGCGGTGAATTTCCCTTTTTTGCGTGACGTGGAGGACGGTCAGATGGATAATTTATACCCTTATGTTCATCTTCTTCCAAATGGGCATCTCTTCATCTTCGCAAATAACAGAGCAGTTTTGTACGATCACCAGACTAATCAAGTGGTGAGGGATTATCCACCGTTGGATGGTGGGCCTAGGAATTACCCATCCGCTGGATCCTCGGTTATGCTCGCTCACCAAGGAGATCATTCAAGTGCCGTGATCGTGATTTGCGGAGGAGCTCAATACGGCGCGTTTATCCAGAGAAGCACCGACACTCCGGCTCACGGAAGCTGCGGACGAATCGAGGCAACCGGTTTGAACCCGGTTTGGGAATTGGAGGATATGCCATTTGGAAGAATCATGGGGGATATGGTGATGCTTCCCACCGGCGACGTGGTGATTATCAATGGAGCTCAAGCCGGTACTCAAGGGTTCGAACAGGCTTCGAACCCTTGTTTGCATCCGGTTCTATATCGACCCGATCAACCAGTCGGGTTGCGGTTCATGACTTTGAACCCCGGAAGCGTTCCGAGAATGTACCACTCTACGGCCAATCTACTTCCCGATGGAAGGATTTTAATTGCCGGCAGTAATCCTCATTTCTTCTATAAATTCGAAGCGGAATTTCCGACAGAGTTGCGAATTGAAGCGTTCTCGCCGGAATATTTATCGGCTGAGAAAGCCAATATCCGACCCAATATTGAGACAATTCCGGAAACGATAAGCTACGGCGCCGTTTTCGACGTATTGGTGTCGGTTCAACTACCCGTAGTGGGAATTGTGGAAGTGAATTTAGCTAGTGCGCCGTTTGCTACACATTCTTTCTCTCAAGGTCAACGGTTGGTCAAATTAGCCGTCACGGCCAGCGTCCCCAACGGCGATGGGCAGTATCGTGTCGGTTGTACAGCTCCAGCAAATGGAATGGTGGCTCCACCAGGTTATTACATGGCGTTTGCGGTCAATCAAGGCGTGCCAAGTGTCGCTCGCTGGATTCATCTATCTCTCTAAAAgtatttttaacaaaaaaaatttatatatatttatattataacaAATGTAAAAATAAATGTAAGTTTATGTTCTCCGCTCAAACATTTAATCAAATATTGTTCAATGCCATtactattaaattttttacGAGGAAGAAAAATTGCATACATCTAGATGAGATTAACCAGAAATCTAATTAGCCTTCACATTCACATAATTAGAAAACGAAAagcaaacatttttttttttctgaaaataATAAGTTACTAAAAAGCAATAACATATAGCACCGAATCTTTTTCAAACCGCTGAGTCGGCGTTTGGACCCTTGTCGTCGTAGCAATCACCCACCGCAGTTTTTTGCACAGATTTGTATGTATAACGATGAGCCAAGAATACGTATACACACAAATCAACAGCCACAATCCCTGCAATTAGCCAATAGAAATTATCTAAACGACTACTGTTCAAATCATCCCCAAACCAACTCTTGCCACTACTCTTCTTAGTGATCCGATCCACAATTGTAATGATGAAACTACTAAGAAAATTTGCTGCACCATTGACACTTAAATAAAACGCTATCCCAAGGCTTCTCATTGAATCAGGAACTTGATCATAAAAGTATTCTTGTAGCCCCACAAGAGCAAACCCATCTCCAATTCCAATTATAAAAAATTGGGGGGCCAACCAAAAGACGCTCATTGGATGGGTGGTATGGCTGAGTCGCTTTCGCTCGACAAGGGCAGAGACAACCATGGTGGTGAAAGAGAAAACCATTCCAATTCCTATCCTTTGGAGGATGGAGATGCCTCGCTCGTTGCCTGTGGTTTTTCGTAGGAGTGGAACGAGGAGCTTGTCGTAGATGGCGACAGAAATGATCATGCCTGCAGCGGCCAAACAGTACATGGAGGATACAGGAATAACAAAGGTGTTTCCAATTTTTCTATCTAGTGTTCCGCATTGTTTGATGAAGAATGTGGATGCTTGTGCTACGCAGATTGAAAATGGTAAAGAAGTAATCCAAATTGGGATCATATTCAGAACGAGCTTTAATTCCTCCACTCTTGTAACAGTTGCAAGCCTCCATGctccttctttctcttttgaATTACCTCTCTCCTCAACGATAGCAGCTTTGTCCAAAAATCTGTACATTTACAATCTTTTGGATTACCCCACATGATCATACTAATTTCTTTTCATAATATTTTGAATTAGCtaccataattttttttttggtaaatttcaaaaatcaaaCACAATTATAGGTCTATTCAAAGGTTAAAATTCAATCCTCCAACTTACTTAATATTGTTGAAATTATAACCTTTGTATAAGTTTGTAAGatcaattttttataaattggaGGTCTCATTTCTACCTTTATTATAAATTTGTAGATtctattttaaaacttaaaagaaaaattagccTATAAATACAACTACCAACATActtgtttttttatttcttgaatTTTGAACTTCAATGTctaactctaattttttttttttttttttaagaacttaTAGATGTACAAAATATAGAATTTAAAAATTCATTTTAAGTCtgtgatttattagttttaaattaaagaattaaaattGTAATCTAACAAATTAAACCGTAAGCTTTTGCTTTTGGTGGTGTTGTGTGGGAAGGGACTTTATCTTTGGTGGATGAGTAGCACTTAATTAAACTGGTggcttttttagaaaaagaaaagt encodes:
- the LOC103486350 gene encoding aldehyde oxidase GLOX, translated to MSPFFFKSRVTQFCHSVIALFTLSSSMDFPLSLPFLLLLLFSFFILNTRADLPGTWELLIPNAGIASMHTAVTRFNTVVLLDRTNIGPTRKMLRKGHCRNDRYDAVLKHDCYAHSVVLDLQTNQIRPLTILTDTWCSSGQFLPDGTLLHTGGDIDGLRKFRKFQPCEPNGACDWIELSEPELADGRWYATNQILPDGSVIIVGGRGANTVEYYPPRKNGAVNFPFLRDVEDGQMDNLYPYVHLLPNGHLFIFANNRAVLYDHQTNQVVRDYPPLDGGPRNYPSAGSSVMLAHQGDHSSAVIVICGGAQYGAFIQRSTDTPAHGSCGRIEATGLNPVWELEDMPFGRIMGDMVMLPTGDVVIINGAQAGTQGFEQASNPCLHPVLYRPDQPVGLRFMTLNPGSVPRMYHSTANLLPDGRILIAGSNPHFFYKFEAEFPTELRIEAFSPEYLSAEKANIRPNIETIPETISYGAVFDVLVSVQLPVVGIVEVNLASAPFATHSFSQGQRLVKLAVTASVPNGDGQYRVGCTAPANGMVAPPGYYMAFAVNQGVPSVARWIHLSL